In Nitrospirota bacterium, the genomic window CCAACCCGCACCTGTTTTCTTCTATGATTTGAGCCACCTCACTGTTTGGAGGACAGATCCCTATGACAGGCTTGCCCACAGCAAGACTGCCATACAGTTTGCTCGGAACCAGCTTCCCTTCCATTCCCCTTTTTATAGACACCAGGGAGACGTCACAGGCATTGAGGCTGTGCAATATATTCTCTCTTGGCTGAAAAGGGAGAAACATTACATTCTTAAGATTGTTGTCAGACACAAATTTTTCCAATCTCATCCTCTCAGTGCCATCCCCTATTAATAGAAAAACAATATCTTTTTCACTTTCCAACACCCTGACAGCCTTCTCAACAGGACGAAAGTCATGGACTATGCCAAAGTTGCCTGAGTAAGACACAATAAATTTATCTTCAAGACCCAGTTTTTTTACAAACGGATTCTTCTCCTTGCGGATTGGATACAACTCATTGCTGTTTGCCCAGTTATGGATAACCGTTATCTTTTCCGGTCTGATCCCATGCCGTATAATATCCTCCCGCATGACCTCGCCTATTGCAATAATCCTGTCCGCCTTTCTGTAATTCCACCGGGTCAAACCTGAAAGTAGATTAACAATTATTTTGTTATTTATCAAACCGAGCCGTGCAGCTACATCAGGATAGATATCCTGAACCCCAAATATGAACTTTGATCCCTTTACCATTTTTAAGATCATGCCAACAAACGCTATATATGGAGGGATCGTAAGGGTCAGGACAACATCATGCTTCGCAAGTACCATGCTTTTAATCAGTCCGGATACATGAAATGAGAGCCAGTTTGGGATCCTGCCAAAAATATTGCTGAGGTTAAACCGTGTAGTAAATACCCTGATAATTTTAACGCCCTGATATTCCTCTTCAGGGGGGATTACACTGTGCCCTGATGGCAGGTAATAGGGTCTTGCTGCTATTACAGTAACATCAATCCCTTTATGGGCAAGGTCAATAGCAAGATCTGTCATTAGCTGGGCTGTGGCTGCCACCTCAGGATAGAAGTGCTGCGTCACTATAAGGACTTTTCGTTTCTTCTTTTTATTCACTGACTACATGACAACCTTTTTGATAAATCCTGCAAAGGCCTTTGACAGAGGCACTATAATCCCGGGATTTGTCATCACCCGGTTTAAATAATTAAACATGATCCTGGGTCTTAAATAAAATTCCTTTAGAAACTTCTTATTATAGTATTCAAGTTTCTCCTTAGTCAGGCCATCCGGCACAAAAACAGTCTCCAGCAGGTTCATGCTCTGCCAGTCCGTATTGATCGTACCATGCTTCTGCCCGATCTCATACATCTGAGAGCCGGGAAACGGGGTCATCATTGCAACAGATATGTCGTTCAGTCTTAGCCTCTTTGCAAACATGATTGTCCTCTCAATGGTCTCATCACTGTCAAACGGAAATCCAAGGATAAAAAAGCCTTTACTCAATATCCCTGCCTCTTCAGTCAGTGTTATGGCATGTTCTACCTGTTCCAGTTTTATATGTTTGTCAGCAAAGTCAAGAATACCCTGGTCACCGCTTTCAATCCCATAGGATATCTGCCAACACCCGGCACGCTTCATCAACTTTAATATCTCCCTGTCCACGCCATGAACCCTGCCATTGCAGCTCCAGCTTATATCCAATTTCTGTTGAATAAATGATTCGCAGATCTTTACCAATCTCTTTTTAAAAGTCAGGAATGTATCATCTTCAAAGGAAATTTCCCTTATGCCATATTTTTTGTAGAGAAGCATTATCATTTCCATCATATATTCTGCAGAAAAATATCTGAATTGCCTTGAGAAAACTGAGGTATCACAGAAAATGCATTTGTGCGGACAACCCCTTGAAGTAAGCACATATGTGGCAGGTAATTTCCTGTATTTAAAAGCCGCCGGCTTATATTGATCAGGAAAACCAGGCAGTAAATCCCACGCTGGAAATGGGAGGGTATCCAGGTCTTTTATAGTATCCCTCTTGTCTGTTATCTTATATGAACCATTATCACGAAGGATTAGTCCTGGTATTTTTTCAAGGTCTCCGGACAAGGCATCCCATTGCCTGTTACTGACAAATCCCCCCTCTTTCCCAATATCCCTGAACTTATTGAAGAGTTCCGTAACAGTAGATTCCCCTTCTCCGATCACACCTATATCAAATTCCGGAAAACGCTTCATGGTCTCTTCCGGAACAGCGGTGAGATGAGGACCTCCTATGATAATCCTGATCCGGCCCTCGCGTCCTTTTACCATTTCAGCAAGTTTGGCAGCCTTGTACACAGATGTTGTCACGGCTGTTATCCCCAGGAAAAGAGGCGGGGCCTCAAATATCCTGTCCATGGTCTCTGAATAGCTGAGGTTCAGTGAGGGGGCATCAATAATTTTTGTGGTAAGGCCCAGTTTTCTTACTACAGCAGCCAGCAAAAGGAGCCCCATGGAGGGGAGGTTGCTCCCTGCAGCAGACAGGTCGCCGTAACGCTCTTCCAGCGTCAAAGGCGGATTGACGAAGATTACATCCGTTTTGTTTCCGTTATTCATTGCAGATTCACACCCTCACCCTGAATCATTTCGGGAATATTTCCCACAAGGTTACTACAACCCCTGCAAATTTTTTTACATCCACTGGTCTTCCGTTCTTTAACAAGAGGGTCATGAGGAGGTCATCCCTTGTTAAATTAGACTCAAAATTCCATACCACCCATAATCTGGGGTACTTTCCGGAAGCAATATATCCTGTAATTTCTTCATTATAATCAGGGTTTTTGTTGTTATACATAATTATACCCCATTCCCTTCCAGTCAGCGAATTTTCTGTAATTTCACTGGCTGGTATAATTGCAGCCTTTTGATCAGTTACTTCAAAGCCATAGGTGGTTAATTTATTATAGCTGTCAAAATTGGCATGATACCTGTGAGGCACTATAATGGCATCATTTTGTCTATGATGTTTGTTAACATATTCAGCAGCGCCTCTCCAATCTCCATCAGAATTTTTCTCCCAGCCATACTGATAGCCGGCAGCTAAAACAGGGAGGTTATTTAAGGCAATAAGCAGGAGAATGCCCCCTGCAATATATTCAATCCTTGTAAAATCCAACTTAACCCTTTGCAACACCTGCAATACCTTTTCACTGAGTAAGTATATGCCATATGCCGTTATCATCAGGAAAAAAGGGAGAACGAAAAATATATACCTGATATGAAAGAAATTATTCTTTGTGGCTTCATACGAGGCTGCAGAGGAAACAAGAATAGTCGTAATGACAAACAAGACATTTTTGTCCCTTCTCAGCAGAAAGCCGGCAAGACCAACAACTGTCAGTATTACCGGTAAAAACTTGAAGCCCCCTGCATTGAATGTGAAGATGACACCTTTGAGGCCATAATAAATGGTCTGAGGTCCACTGCTCCACGGTGTTAATCCGGAATTCTTAAAATATGAAAATAACCAGGGCATGAAAAGTATGACTGAGAGGGAGACAGATAAAATATACTTAAACAAAACACTGATTAGCTCCTTACGGGATTTTCCATGTAACAGCTCATTGCCTGTCATTATAGTGAAATAAGTCCCATGCGCTAACATAATCCCCAGTGTCAGAAGATGAGAGTAGTAACAGAGGGATAAGGATATGGAGTATAGCAGCCAGTCTAACGCCTTACCTGTATCCATGGCCCTTAAAAGGAGTATTGATGCAACAGGGACGACGATATTCAATATGGCATAATTTCTCCCTTCCTGTGCATAAGCAATATCCAGCGGGTGAAAAGTCAGAAGGACCGCTGTAATAATGGCCACAGGAATTCCAAATAATCTCCTTGCCAGAAAGAAGGAACATACTATCCCAGACAGGGAAAACATCAATGATGGAAGCATAAAATAGAATGTATTATCCTTACCGAGTTTCATGAATAAATGACGTATCAATGGGTCCAGGGGTGGATTTGCAGAAATCTGAAGCTGCTGCATTTTGAGCACATGGCTAAAGGTCGTAGCAGCGGCTGTTATATATGTACGCGCCTCATCATCCCAGACGCTGAAATAATCGAGGTGGTATAACCTGATAAACAGCGCAACAGGAAGAATAGCCAATAAAATTAAATTGTGTCTTTGTATTGAATTAAATCTTTTCAATTTCGATGGTACAAAACAATCCTAATTGTCTCGCTAATGGAGATAACAGTCTTTCCAAGAGATTAAAACAGCCATACATGAAATCAAACATCATGGAACCTCTCGATAGCCCGCCGCTCAACGCATACATGAACGGGGTATGGTACTCTATTCGATTGATCCGTAACCCGGGAAATTCCTTTTTAAACCATTCGCGGTCCCTTTCAAAATAAATATGGGGCAACGCCTGGTTCGAACGGCTTAGCGGGTTTCCTCCCTCAATTTCCCGCTGGCCCTCTACATCGAATGGTTCGTGATGAAACCGTTTGTAAATAAACCGGCTTAACACTGAACTGGCAGGTTCAATCATGATAATCTTTCCCCCTTTCATGAGGGTGCGCTGAGCCTCTTTTAAAAACAGGTACGGTCTCGGAATGTGGTGAAACACATTTAACATCATTATGCAGCCCAGTTCATTTTCTTTGTAGGGAAGATGCTCAGCGCTGAATACTTTATCAACCAGGGGGAGGTCAAGAATATCCGAAGTAATGACTTCCGGAAACAGATCTTTTAAAAAACCTCCCCCTGAGCCGATTTCAAGATACCTGCCTTTGCTGACCGATTTGCAGACACCAATAAAGGTCCTGTACCAATCGCTGTAGAGTCGTTTTAAGAAAGGTTTACCAAGAATAATCTCCCTGTGGGCAAGTGTTGTCCTCGGATCATCAAGACTAAATGGTATTTTATACGCCCTGACCATTGTCCCGCTTCACAAAGATATTAAAGTAATGCTCTTCACCTGAGTCTTCCAATCGTTTGACATTTTCCGCAGTTATATTCCTGCATCTCCCTATTTCCAGTAAAAACACCTCGAAACCCATGTCCTTCAGAAAATTATAATACTGGCTCAGGGAACTTCCGGCCTTTCTTAGTCCGTATGGCCAGAACTCTGAAAGCAGTTTTATGGTTTTATTGTGCCTTAGTGTCTTCTCCATCCCCTTTATGGCCTGCATCTCAAAACCCTGTATATCAATTTTTACAAAATCAACCCTTTTATTGTTTGCCAGATACTCATCTATGCTTACAGCCTGAATCTCTATCTCCCTGTCGTAAACATCCGGTTTGTAGGTGCGGTGATCAACGTTCAGACTTTTTGAGGTGTATATCTTTAGCACCCCTGTTTCAGCCCCGACCGCCTTGTTGATTAATTTAATATTTTTAAAAGGAAGCGTATTTTTTATTAGATGTGTAAAATTCAGGGGATCCGGTTCAAAACAATGGATTTGTCCTGTACTTCCGGCAAGCTGTGAGAGGATCCTCGCGTAAAACCCGATATTAGCTCCGATATCCAGCACAACATCTCCCTGTTTAATATATTGGCGGAGCAATTCTATTTCGAACCTGTCCTGCCTTCTTTTGAAAAGAGGGTAAATAATGTTATAGACAGGAAAACAGTTTTTATATAAGAAATTACCGACGATTATTTCCGGAGAGGATACCATTCAACTTGATAATTCCCTGTAGCTTGCTACAGGGTTTCCTCCTGTAATTCCCACGAAAGTGGGAATCCAGAATCATGCGTAGTTCTGGATTCCTGCTTACGCAGGAATGACGTTGAAGTTGCTTGAATACCCTGCAGCTTGCTGCAGGGTTCTTCATTTCTTCACGACAGTTTCAGCTTCTTAAATGCGAGCCAGCTCATCTTAAGCAATATCACGCCGTGCCTGAATCTCTCGATCTTGATATTCCCGTATTTTCTTGCCCTGTACCGTATCGGGATCTCCACAATCTTAAGGTTCTGCCTTGCGGCGCCAAATAACAGATCAAAATCTCCAAATGGGTCAAAGTCCCCGAAATAATTCCGGTGTTCCCTGATCCTGAGATAGTTCTCTTTTGTCAGCACCTTGGTCCCGCAGAGAGTGTCTTTGATCGGCTGATCGAGCAACCATGTAAAGATCATGCTGAAAACCTTGTTCCCGGCGATGTTCAATATCCTCATCGCCTCATCTTCCATCTGATATACCAGTCTCGTCCCGTTGATCAGATCACCCTTTCCTTCAGCAATCGCCTCATAAAACTTGGGCAGATCCTCCGGAGGCACAGTCAGGTCAGAATCAAGGATCATCAATACCTCCCCTGCAGCTGCATCAAACCCCTTCCTGACTGCATCCCCCTTGCCAAGTCTCAGCATCTTGTTCGGGGCCTGTTTCAAATCAGCCGCGCTCTCTTTATCCCGGGTATCTTTCGGAATCTGATGAATGAGTTTGATATCCTTAATCCCATTGTATCTTTTTATCATCTCTTCGATTTTCTCAACAGTCCCGTCTGTTGAATTCCCGTCAACGAATATTATCTCAGTGTGACTGCCCATATGAGGGATACGTGCCACTGCGTCCTCAATGTTTCCAACCTCATTGCGGCACGGGACGATTACGGAAACAGAATACCCTTTTTCTCCGGCAAGTTTCCTGAAACCCTTCGCCGGCTTTGCCACTATGTACTCCACAAGGCCCAGTTTTTTTAACAAAGGCAGTTTGACGAGCATTCGATTGCACAGGCCGGACAACACCGGAATATACTTAGGCAGCAGCACGCTGTGCCCCTTCTTGATCGTCTCAAAACCATTCAGATACAGGAGATTCTCGATATCCGCTAGTGAGAGCCAGTTCTGGTAATCCTGGGGCATCTTGAGACCGAGCCTCTCTGCCAGTCTCAAGACAGGCTCCCACAGGTAATTATAATAAGTTACGACCAGCCGGCTGTTCCTGTGACATAGCTTGCGCATATCCCGGAATGCCTTCCAGACATCGGTCAACTCCCCTATCAGATCAGAGCAGACCACATAGTCAAAAGGTTCCTGTGTCTTCAGATCCTCAATGTCATCCACTGCAAAATCAAGGTTTGGATATTTACCAGTGGCGAGTCTTATCATCTCAGGGCTGAAGTCTATACCCTTTCCA contains:
- a CDS encoding glycosyltransferase family 4 protein, with the protein product MNKKKKRKVLIVTQHFYPEVAATAQLMTDLAIDLAHKGIDVTVIAARPYYLPSGHSVIPPEEEYQGVKIIRVFTTRFNLSNIFGRIPNWLSFHVSGLIKSMVLAKHDVVLTLTIPPYIAFVGMILKMVKGSKFIFGVQDIYPDVAARLGLINNKIIVNLLSGLTRWNYRKADRIIAIGEVMREDIIRHGIRPEKITVIHNWANSNELYPIRKEKNPFVKKLGLEDKFIVSYSGNFGIVHDFRPVEKAVRVLESEKDIVFLLIGDGTERMRLEKFVSDNNLKNVMFLPFQPRENILHSLNACDVSLVSIKRGMEGKLVPSKLYGSLAVGKPVIGICPPNSEVAQIIEENRCGLVDTDNDLAGKILRLYHDHALQEEMGRNGRDAFIKKYDRAIATEKYYREIMEL
- a CDS encoding cobalamin-dependent protein (Presence of a B(12) (cobalamin)-binding domain implies dependence on cobalamin itself, in one of its several forms, or in some unusual lineages, dependence on a cobalamin-like analog.), coding for MNNGNKTDVIFVNPPLTLEERYGDLSAAGSNLPSMGLLLLAAVVRKLGLTTKIIDAPSLNLSYSETMDRIFEAPPLFLGITAVTTSVYKAAKLAEMVKGREGRIRIIIGGPHLTAVPEETMKRFPEFDIGVIGEGESTVTELFNKFRDIGKEGGFVSNRQWDALSGDLEKIPGLILRDNGSYKITDKRDTIKDLDTLPFPAWDLLPGFPDQYKPAAFKYRKLPATYVLTSRGCPHKCIFCDTSVFSRQFRYFSAEYMMEMIMLLYKKYGIREISFEDDTFLTFKKRLVKICESFIQQKLDISWSCNGRVHGVDREILKLMKRAGCWQISYGIESGDQGILDFADKHIKLEQVEHAITLTEEAGILSKGFFILGFPFDSDETIERTIMFAKRLRLNDISVAMMTPFPGSQMYEIGQKHGTINTDWQSMNLLETVFVPDGLTKEKLEYYNKKFLKEFYLRPRIMFNYLNRVMTNPGIIVPLSKAFAGFIKKVVM
- a CDS encoding glycosyltransferase family 39 protein; translation: MAILPVALFIRLYHLDYFSVWDDEARTYITAAATTFSHVLKMQQLQISANPPLDPLIRHLFMKLGKDNTFYFMLPSLMFSLSGIVCSFFLARRLFGIPVAIITAVLLTFHPLDIAYAQEGRNYAILNIVVPVASILLLRAMDTGKALDWLLYSISLSLCYYSHLLTLGIMLAHGTYFTIMTGNELLHGKSRKELISVLFKYILSVSLSVILFMPWLFSYFKNSGLTPWSSGPQTIYYGLKGVIFTFNAGGFKFLPVILTVVGLAGFLLRRDKNVLFVITTILVSSAASYEATKNNFFHIRYIFFVLPFFLMITAYGIYLLSEKVLQVLQRVKLDFTRIEYIAGGILLLIALNNLPVLAAGYQYGWEKNSDGDWRGAAEYVNKHHRQNDAIIVPHRYHANFDSYNKLTTYGFEVTDQKAAIIPASEITENSLTGREWGIIMYNNKNPDYNEEITGYIASGKYPRLWVVWNFESNLTRDDLLMTLLLKNGRPVDVKKFAGVVVTLWEIFPK
- a CDS encoding class I SAM-dependent methyltransferase — translated: MVRAYKIPFSLDDPRTTLAHREIILGKPFLKRLYSDWYRTFIGVCKSVSKGRYLEIGSGGGFLKDLFPEVITSDILDLPLVDKVFSAEHLPYKENELGCIMMLNVFHHIPRPYLFLKEAQRTLMKGGKIIMIEPASSVLSRFIYKRFHHEPFDVEGQREIEGGNPLSRSNQALPHIYFERDREWFKKEFPGLRINRIEYHTPFMYALSGGLSRGSMMFDFMYGCFNLLERLLSPLARQLGLFCTIEIEKI
- a CDS encoding FkbM family methyltransferase, which translates into the protein MLRQYIKQGDVVLDIGANIGFYARILSQLAGSTGQIHCFEPDPLNFTHLIKNTLPFKNIKLINKAVGAETGVLKIYTSKSLNVDHRTYKPDVYDREIEIQAVSIDEYLANNKRVDFVKIDIQGFEMQAIKGMEKTLRHNKTIKLLSEFWPYGLRKAGSSLSQYYNFLKDMGFEVFLLEIGRCRNITAENVKRLEDSGEEHYFNIFVKRDNGQGV
- a CDS encoding glycosyltransferase, yielding MKSKAEKTGHFNSIAPQKDYWRKKNSYYYKELEKLLASLVPVNCRIIEVGCGTGDTLAHMKPSYGKGIDFSPEMIRLATGKYPNLDFAVDDIEDLKTQEPFDYVVCSDLIGELTDVWKAFRDMRKLCHRNSRLVVTYYNYLWEPVLRLAERLGLKMPQDYQNWLSLADIENLLYLNGFETIKKGHSVLLPKYIPVLSGLCNRMLVKLPLLKKLGLVEYIVAKPAKGFRKLAGEKGYSVSVIVPCRNEVGNIEDAVARIPHMGSHTEIIFVDGNSTDGTVEKIEEMIKRYNGIKDIKLIHQIPKDTRDKESAADLKQAPNKMLRLGKGDAVRKGFDAAAGEVLMILDSDLTVPPEDLPKFYEAIAEGKGDLINGTRLVYQMEDEAMRILNIAGNKVFSMIFTWLLDQPIKDTLCGTKVLTKENYLRIREHRNYFGDFDPFGDFDLLFGAARQNLKIVEIPIRYRARKYGNIKIERFRHGVILLKMSWLAFKKLKLS